A genomic region of Enterococcus sp. 12C11_DIV0727 contains the following coding sequences:
- the pheT gene encoding phenylalanine--tRNA ligase subunit beta: MLVSYKWLSEYLDLSKISAKELSDQMSLTGIEVEGVEVPEDGLKKIVVGEVKECVPHPNSDHLSICQVDIGEAELSQIVCGAPNVKVGIKVIVALPGSRITGNQKIKKGKMRGEVSNGMICSLQELGYSDNVIPKAYSDGIYYMPADAVNGDDVFSYLDMDDHIIELSITPNRADALSMRGVAYEVGAIYRQTPKFNDEPLKEDTSETAADYISVEVTDKEDTPAYQIRVIKDVKIAESPLWLQTRLMNEGIRPINNVVDITNYILLLFGQPLHAFDYDKLASKTILVRRGKTGEEIVTLDGETRKVSEGNIVITNGQVPVALAGVMGGADSEITDETTTVALESALFNSLSVRRTSKEFNLRSESSSRFEKGINHATIGEAGDVAAAMIAKLAGGTVVSGKAIGSEVRLEEVIVSVTISRINEYLGTKMDQATVSEIFDTLGFDYVLDQEKYTVTVPPRRWDIKIEADLIEEVARIYGYDNLPSTLPKGETVAGSLTSGQLLVRKIKSLLEGCGASEAISYALTTEEKSRQFMMRESQTTSLQWPMSEERSVLRMNLISGLLDDVAYNVARKNNNIALYEVGRVFYQDNDPKKELPYEENHLGIVLSGNSKVKDWQTKETTVDFYTVKGMLEELFDSVGILNKISYEATKENQDLHPGRTALIKLNDTVIGFIGQVHPTVAKEYEIPETYAAELNLQAIIAEENDALVYQQISKFPAVSRDIALLVDESVTSQELVGTISKHAGKFLQSVHLFDVYQGENIAEGKKSMAYSLTFVNAEATLVDEEINQSMEKVEKALVEQFAVKIR, from the coding sequence ATGTTAGTTTCTTATAAATGGTTAAGTGAATATTTAGATCTATCAAAAATCTCAGCAAAAGAATTATCTGATCAAATGTCTTTGACAGGGATCGAAGTTGAAGGCGTTGAAGTTCCAGAAGATGGTTTGAAAAAAATCGTCGTTGGTGAGGTCAAAGAATGTGTTCCTCATCCTAATTCAGATCATTTATCGATTTGTCAAGTGGATATCGGTGAAGCAGAATTATCCCAAATCGTTTGTGGTGCACCGAATGTCAAGGTCGGTATCAAAGTAATTGTGGCCTTGCCTGGTTCTCGAATCACTGGTAATCAAAAAATCAAAAAAGGTAAAATGCGTGGTGAAGTGTCAAATGGGATGATTTGTTCTTTACAAGAATTAGGTTATTCCGATAACGTAATCCCGAAAGCCTATTCGGATGGAATTTATTACATGCCAGCTGACGCAGTTAATGGCGATGATGTTTTTTCATACTTAGATATGGATGATCATATTATCGAATTATCAATCACGCCAAATCGTGCAGATGCATTGAGTATGCGTGGTGTTGCGTATGAAGTTGGGGCGATTTACCGTCAAACACCCAAGTTTAATGATGAGCCCTTAAAAGAGGATACAAGTGAAACAGCTGCAGATTACATTTCTGTGGAAGTGACCGACAAAGAAGATACACCAGCCTACCAAATCAGAGTCATCAAAGATGTAAAAATCGCTGAGAGCCCACTATGGCTGCAAACACGTTTAATGAATGAGGGGATTCGCCCAATCAATAATGTAGTTGATATCACAAACTATATTCTTTTATTATTCGGACAACCGTTACATGCGTTTGATTATGATAAACTAGCAAGTAAAACTATTTTAGTAAGACGTGGTAAAACAGGTGAAGAAATCGTCACGTTAGATGGCGAAACACGCAAAGTATCAGAAGGAAATATCGTCATCACAAATGGGCAAGTTCCTGTTGCTTTGGCTGGAGTTATGGGTGGAGCCGACTCAGAAATTACTGATGAAACAACAACTGTAGCTTTGGAGTCAGCTTTGTTTAATTCATTATCCGTTCGTAGAACGTCAAAAGAGTTCAATTTGCGGAGTGAGTCTTCTAGCCGATTTGAAAAAGGTATCAATCATGCAACGATTGGTGAAGCAGGGGATGTGGCTGCTGCAATGATTGCTAAATTAGCTGGAGGAACAGTAGTTTCAGGTAAAGCGATTGGCTCAGAAGTAAGACTTGAAGAGGTTATTGTAAGTGTGACGATTTCAAGAATCAATGAATATCTAGGGACTAAAATGGATCAAGCAACGGTCAGTGAAATTTTTGACACACTAGGTTTTGACTATGTACTTGATCAAGAGAAATATACTGTGACAGTTCCCCCTAGACGCTGGGATATTAAGATCGAAGCTGATTTGATCGAAGAAGTGGCACGGATTTATGGGTATGATAACTTACCTTCCACATTGCCAAAAGGTGAAACGGTGGCAGGTAGCTTAACGAGTGGACAACTATTAGTTCGTAAGATCAAGAGTTTACTTGAAGGATGCGGTGCCAGTGAGGCAATTAGCTATGCTTTGACAACTGAGGAAAAATCTCGTCAATTTATGATGAGAGAAAGCCAAACAACAAGTCTGCAATGGCCAATGAGTGAAGAGCGTTCTGTCTTAAGAATGAACTTGATTTCAGGATTATTAGATGACGTAGCCTATAATGTTGCCCGTAAAAACAACAATATTGCACTTTATGAGGTTGGACGAGTTTTTTATCAAGACAATGATCCTAAAAAAGAATTGCCTTATGAAGAGAACCATCTAGGGATCGTCTTATCAGGAAACAGTAAAGTGAAAGATTGGCAAACCAAGGAAACAACTGTTGATTTTTACACAGTGAAAGGGATGCTTGAAGAATTATTTGACTCTGTTGGGATTTTAAATAAAATTTCTTACGAAGCAACAAAAGAAAATCAAGATCTACATCCAGGAAGAACGGCTTTGATAAAATTGAATGATACGGTCATCGGATTCATCGGGCAAGTTCATCCAACTGTAGCAAAAGAATACGAGATTCCAGAAACATACGCCGCTGAATTAAATCTTCAAGCAATCATCGCAGAAGAAAATGACGCATTAGTGTATCAACAAATCTCAAAATTCCCAGCAGTTTCACGGGATATTGCTTTACTGGTCGATGAATCAGTAACAAGCCAAGAATTAGTAGGAACTATTTCCAAACATGCTGGAAAATTCTTGCAATCCGTTCACTTATTTGATGTTTATCAAGGAGAGAACATCGCTGAAGGGAAAAAATCAATGGCTTATAGCTTGACGTTTGTCAACGCTGAAGCAACATTGGTTGATGAAGAGATCAATCAATCAATGGAAAAAGTAGAAAAGGCATTAGTGGAGCAATTTGCTGTGAAGATTCGCTAA
- the pheS gene encoding phenylalanine--tRNA ligase subunit alpha, with amino-acid sequence MTLKAQLEALRDETLTNIQNVADLKALNQIRVETLGKKGPITEVLRGMKDLSAEERPVVGSFANEIRDLLTEAVETRKEVLETEALNAALEQETIDVTLPGKQMTHGTRHVLSQVMEEIEDIFVGMGYQVVEGYEVESDHYNFERMNLPKDHPARDMQDTFYISDDILIRTHTSPVQARTMEKHDFSKGALRMISPGKVFRRDTDDATHSHQFHQIEGLVIDKNITMGDLKGTLEVVMKKMFGEDRKIRLRPSYFPFTEPSVEVDVSCFKCGGAGCNVCKQTGWIEILGAGMVHPDVLSMSGIDPKEYTGFAFGLGPDRVAMLRYGVNDIRNFYQNDLRFLNQFKVKE; translated from the coding sequence ATGACATTAAAAGCTCAATTAGAAGCTTTAAGAGATGAAACATTGACGAATATTCAAAATGTAGCGGATCTTAAAGCCTTAAACCAAATCAGAGTGGAAACACTAGGTAAAAAAGGACCCATTACAGAAGTCTTGAGGGGAATGAAAGATTTATCAGCAGAAGAACGTCCAGTAGTGGGGAGCTTTGCTAATGAAATCCGAGATTTATTGACTGAAGCTGTTGAAACTCGCAAGGAAGTTTTAGAAACAGAGGCGTTGAATGCAGCTTTAGAACAGGAAACAATTGATGTAACATTACCAGGTAAACAGATGACACATGGCACTCGTCATGTGTTATCCCAAGTGATGGAAGAAATCGAAGATATTTTTGTAGGAATGGGTTATCAAGTTGTAGAAGGCTATGAAGTTGAGTCTGATCATTACAATTTTGAGCGGATGAATTTACCAAAAGATCACCCAGCACGTGATATGCAAGACACGTTTTATATCTCAGATGATATCTTGATTCGCACCCATACTTCTCCTGTACAAGCAAGAACGATGGAAAAACATGATTTTTCAAAAGGTGCACTCCGCATGATTTCTCCTGGGAAAGTTTTCCGTAGAGATACAGATGATGCAACACATAGCCACCAATTCCATCAAATCGAAGGGCTAGTTATCGATAAAAATATTACAATGGGTGACCTAAAAGGCACATTAGAAGTTGTGATGAAAAAAATGTTTGGTGAAGATCGTAAGATTCGTCTGCGCCCAAGTTATTTTCCGTTTACTGAGCCTTCCGTTGAAGTGGATGTTAGTTGCTTCAAATGTGGTGGTGCAGGCTGTAATGTCTGTAAACAAACTGGCTGGATCGAAATTTTAGGTGCCGGCATGGTTCATCCAGATGTTTTATCGATGTCAGGTATTGATCCAAAAGAATATACTGGTTTTGCTTTCGGTTTAGGGCCAGATCGTGTTGCAATGTTGCGTTATGGCGTTAACGATATTCGTAATTTCTATCAAAATGATTTACGTTTCTTAAATCAGTTCAAGGTAAAGGAGTAG